AATTGCCGGTGGGCTTCTTGGCGCTATAGGCCAGGGAATCCGAATCGCAGTAGGACTTAAAAAATTGAGTGATTCCAACGCACAGCAGGTAGCAGCAGGCAGTACGCCTGAAAAAATGGATGCAGGCCGCCTCTGGGTCAGCATTTTTATCGGCTTTGTGGCTGGTGCCATTGGTATGATTATCAAAGGTACCTCACTCAAAACCGCAGATGGTTACCAGACAGAAGCCATCGTAACCATTATTGCCATTGGCTATGCAGGCGCAGACTTTATTGAAGGCTTCTTCCAGACTTACCTGAACAAGGTGAAAGCTGTTGTTACTGCAGCACCAGTCACGATCACCGCCACGCCTCCGGTGACTGTATCAGTTGAACAAGCAACCCCTGTAAACGAAGAACCAGAGCTGGTTGCAGATGAATATACCCCACAACATAACAATGCATTAGGATGAGTATCATACCAAAATTAAGCCCCAATTTCACCCCAGGAAGAAAGAATTACACCCCATTTGCCATCGTTATCCACATCATGGATGGAACGCTGGCCGGCACTGACAGCTGGTTCAGTAATCCTGCTTCCAAAGTTTCTGCCCACTATGGCGTAGGCCAGCAGGGCGAAGTACATCAATATGTGCAGGAAACAGACAGTGCCTGGCATGCAGGCCGTGTGTACACGCCTTCATGGACACTGATCAAAACTTCCAATGGTCAGTACATCAATCCAAACTATTACACCATCGGCATCGAACACGAAGGGAAAGGCGATACTCCATGGACAGATGCCATGTATGCCGCCAGTGCTGCCCTGATACGCGACATTGCTGATCGCTGGCACATTCCGCTGGACAGGCAACATGTAGTCGGTCATCACGAAATCTATGGTGCTAAAACCTGCCCTGGTACCAAGGTCGATCTCAATAAACTGATCGCACTGGCCAGGGGTAATCAGCCTACACCTGCGAACGATGATGATGGCGACATTCCACAAAAAGTAAAAACCACAGGTAAAGTTACTTCCCGCTCACGGCTCAATATCCGCGCTACCCCTGATACACACAAGGCTCCCATCAATATAGTGGAACCCGGTATCCAACTGGCTTACGATGGCTATGTGAACAACGGTGAGAAGATCAATGATAACAGCAAATGGTACTTTACTGACGAAGGGAACTGGTTCTGGAGCGGAGCTGTGAGATAACCTATACAACCCCAAATAATAAGTTATGGAAAAACTGTTAGACTTGTTAAAGTCTTTCGCAGGCTTTTTGTTTTATCATTACAAAGGATTGTATAATGAACTGAACAAAGCCCGGGATCACGTGCCCCTAAGGTTCATGATCAGTGACTTTGTAAGTGTGCTCCGGAGCTGTGGTATGTTCGTTACGCTGCATGCAATTGCCTTATTGGTGTTCACCGTATTGCCCCTGGGGAGAGATGTACTGCTGATAGTTGTTGAAGAAATTGCCGTCCAGCACCATGTAGGTAATCTACTATGGTTGCTGGGCGGTGCTTTTATATAGAGTGTGGTATCGGAATATGGTAGCCGATATGCTATCTATGTTACTGACCACTCAGGCAAGAGCCTCTCTGATGAAAGGGTACTTTGGCGAAAAGCTGTGCAGAAGACCATTGCACAAACTTCATTGTTGATGCCTTACTTTATTCTGCTGTTAGGTTTTGTGATCAATTATATCGGTGAAAATACACTGAACCCTAATCAACGTAACTGGGGATTTGGCATCCCGATGGAATGTCTGCTCCTGTTAGTGAACCTTGTAGCATGGGCGTATTTCCTGGATGAAAAAAAGGAAGGTCCGGACGACGTTATTTTAGATCCAAAGTCAGGTGAGCTGGTGTCAAAAAGCCATCTGGTGTCATGTCTTTCCTGCGCCTGCCCAAACAGGAATGGAGTGGTGCAATAAGCTGATCGGGATTTACAATGACTATGTATTTCAGTTGCACAAGCCATCTAATTTCTCTGACAGTATCAATAGCCGATTCGAAGAGTTTACGGAGCAGTTTTTAAATCTGCCCCGCGCAGCGCAAAGCGAATTCCTGAAAGACCCCACCAAAATGCCACCGAAGACGATTGTTCCTGCCTCGTTTGTACCATCGCCTACAGGATTGATAAAAGATGATAAGCCTGATACGATGTCCTGATGGATATACTGGATCCCATTGAAATTTTATAAACAGCTGCACCTGCAATTAAAGATCATTGCGATCATCAGCCTCAGTATATTCCTTATTGTAAGTATACTGCCTATCCGGTATTATGAAAAGATTGGTGCACCCGGTCTTGTTATCTTTGCATTTACCTGCTGGATCGGTATTTATATCGGTTTATTATATGTGGATTATGCATTGCTGAGAACAAAACCTTTTTCATTACGCATCACTTTGGTGGTCGTGCTGGTCCTCTCTTCACTCCTGAATAATGATCATCCTGTACGGTATGACAGCGAAAGCAATTATGATCGCAGACCCCTCATGTCTACCCATTTTGATAACTGGTTTAAGCAATATAAATCGGAAGGTGATCACCGGTATTTTTTCAGTTGGGTAAAAGATACGGCAGGAAAGCCCATACCTAAATACCCGGTGGTATTTGTGTGTGCAGAAGGTGGCGCTTTGAGAACAGGCGCCTTCACTTCTCTGATGCTGAGTTTTTTGCAGGAGAGTCTTGCAAATGCACAGGATCTGTATATAATAAATTACACCCGGATACATCAAAGGGTGCAAATATTATCCAACCTGAAGTGAGCCATCCTTTCAATTTCAAAAGAGCTATTTATGCTTATTCAGGTGTGTCGGGTGGTAGCCTGGGAATTGCATTTTTCAATGCGATGGCGTACCTCACTCCTGATAGTCTGCACAAAGTGGATTCCCTCACGAACATGACAGATTTATTTTTCCAGCAGGATTATTTATCGCCTGTGATCGGTAAGATGTTCTACGGTGATCTGCTCAATCTTTTATTGCCGTTTCAGATACCTGCATTTGACAGAGCCGCGGCGGATGAACTAAGACATTACATAGAGGATGAACTGCAGGGGAAAGTGATTCAGCTCTCTATTGGTAAATCAGGTAGTCAGGTGCCATTGAACTGGGGATTATCCACAAATAGTCTGAATAACCTGAAAATGGATATCAAAGACAAGTGGGAACACCGGGAGTTCAATGACCTGCGTAACCTTTACATCCTGAACAAGGATGTGAAGTGGGATTATTAAATCCTTTTCTCTCTCTTTACAAATTTCCTTCTGATCACATCCTGTACCGGGATACCTTCAATCTTACTTTCCAGCCAGGAGATGATGTCCAGGTACAGGAATGATCTTCTTTCGTAAGGATTTTGTGATAACTGCACCAGCTTTTCTTTCAGGCTGGCAAATGCACTTTTCAATGCTTTTGGATTAGCGTAAATATTCTTACGGAGGAACTTCAGTATTTCTTCCATCATTTGCCCAAGGTCTTTGTTCTTGGCAATGAAGTGGTAAACTGACTTAATCAGGTATTCAACCAGGCTGTAATTTTCCAGTTCGTAATGAGCTATGAGGTGTAATATGCGTGCAAAACACTGGATATCTGCGCGAAGGTTACCAATACGCAGGTGAATGATCTTGTTCAGGTACACGATCGCTTTGTTATTGTCTCCACTACCAAAGTACAGGCAGGCGATCTTGTAGTAAAAGAGCAATACCCTGTGCTGGTCTACCTTCAGTTGATGTTCTGCTATCTCTGCTTCCAGTTGTGGTATAATGCTCAATCCATCGCCGAAAGTACCTTCGAGGAAGTACCGGTTTATCCGCGCGGTGTACACGTACACAAATGCGGTGGTCTTGGTATTTTCGTTGAAGGTTTCATTGTTTTCAGCAATGAATGTTTCGAGGGTGCCCAGGTCACGGATAAATTTCTCGTGGTTGCTGGTATAAAACTGTGCGGTGAGCAGGTTGTGCATCGCCTTGATGTACAGTTCCACGTCCGTCTTTTGCAGGGAGGGGTACAATGTAAACAGGTCTACCCATTTGCGGGTGTACCTGTAAAACATCACAAAGTCCTGCAGGATATAGTAATACCAGCTATAGGCCTGGTACAGGTTGATCTTTTCATAAAAGCTCATATCCTGGTGGCAATTGGCCGGCAATTCCTTTTCGAAGAACAGTTTGACCATATTGGCATCCCGTTCATCCCGGGCATGACCCAGTTTGAGATAGAGGCCGTACATGCGCAGGGAGAGGGTAGAGAGCTTGCTGATGTTGCTCAGTTTCTGCTCTATGACCCGGCTTTCCTCACTCAGTTCGTCGGCCCGGTTTTCCAGGCTACGGGTGATGTGACGGCTTTCGATGAGTTTTTCGAATTCTATGATCTCGTAGCTGAGCATCACTTCCTCCTGTTCAATGGCCATGGACTTGGCTTTGGAGAGGAGCTTCAGACTCTGGTTATAGAGTCCCTTGCTATATAGCACCCGGGCGTAGTCCAATTGCTCCCGGAGGTCGATCAGGGGATCTTTTTGTTTGTAGAGCAGGCGGAGGGTGGTCAGCAACTGCTTGTACAGGTGAGCTTTTACATTGCTCAGCTGTTGTTTCTTGATAGCGGGTATTTTCTTCAGTATCTGTTCCTCATCATATTCCTTCAGTTTGTCCAAAGTATTAAAAAGCTGAATGAATAAAACGTCTTCCTTAGAGTTATTTTTGTTGAAAGCAAGCTGGAAATTCCGTTTTTCTGCTTTGGTGAGCGTTTTTATCAGTATAAAGAGCGCATCATGCTGATTGTTGGACATCGTTTATAATATGTTATAATTGACTGACAATCAAACGGGTATTTCTTGTCAGGCTATGTTATATATCGTAATTAGAGCAAATTTAGCTATATGGTAATTAAGGTTTGCTAATTAGATTTGAAGTTACAAACAAACAGGGAAGCACAAAATTAATGATTTAGCCTGTGTTGCAGAAAGTAAAGTATGTTTTTTAATTTAATGTAACACCGGCTCATAAAAAGTAATTACGGAATGGGAAAAACATTAGTTGACAAGATCTGGGACAGTCATATCGTGGTAAGTAAACCTGGATTTCCGGATGCAGTGTACATCAACACGCATTTTATCCACGAAGTTACCAGTCCTCAGGCATTTGACGGATTGCGCAAAAGGGGCATTCCGGTATTCCGTACGGGCAAGACCCGTGCTACAGCCGATCACAACGTACCTACTATGGATCAGCATCTGCCTATCAAGGAAGCGCTGAGCCGCAAGCAGGTAGAGATGCTGACCAGTAATACAGCAGAGTTTGGCGTAGAACTGTATGGTCTGGGCCACCCTTACCAGGGTATTGTGCACGTAATCGGTCCTGAGCTGGGTATTACCCTGCCAGGTATGACCATCGTGTGTGGTGATAGCCATACCAGTACCCACGGTGCATTTGGTGCTATCGCTTTCGGTATCGGTACATCCGAAGTGGAAATGGTACTGGCTACCCAGTGTCTGCTCCAATACCGTCCAAAACGTATGAAAATTGAGGTAAATGGTCAGTTGAAGAAGGGTGTGGTATCCAAGGATATCATCCTGTACATCATCTCCAAGATCTCTGCATCCGGTGCTACCGGCTACTTTGTGGAATTTGCTGGTGAGGCCATCCGCAGCCTGAGCATGGAAGCCCGTATGACCATCTGTAACATGAGTATCGAGATGGGTGCACGTGGAGGGTTGATCGCTCCTGACCAGACTACCTTCGACTATATCAAGGGCCGCGAGTTTGCACCAAAG
This Chitinophaga sancti DNA region includes the following protein-coding sequences:
- a CDS encoding peptidoglycan recognition family protein, which translates into the protein MSIIPKLSPNFTPGRKNYTPFAIVIHIMDGTLAGTDSWFSNPASKVSAHYGVGQQGEVHQYVQETDSAWHAGRVYTPSWTLIKTSNGQYINPNYYTIGIEHEGKGDTPWTDAMYAASAALIRDIADRWHIPLDRQHVVGHHEIYGAKTCPGTKVDLNKLIALARGNQPTPANDDDGDIPQKVKTTGKVTSRSRLNIRATPDTHKAPINIVEPGIQLAYDGYVNNGEKINDNSKWYFTDEGNWFWSGAVR
- the leuC gene encoding 3-isopropylmalate dehydratase large subunit, translated to MGKTLVDKIWDSHIVVSKPGFPDAVYINTHFIHEVTSPQAFDGLRKRGIPVFRTGKTRATADHNVPTMDQHLPIKEALSRKQVEMLTSNTAEFGVELYGLGHPYQGIVHVIGPELGITLPGMTIVCGDSHTSTHGAFGAIAFGIGTSEVEMVLATQCLLQYRPKRMKIEVNGQLKKGVVSKDIILYIISKISASGATGYFVEFAGEAIRSLSMEARMTICNMSIEMGARGGLIAPDQTTFDYIKGREFAPKGADWDKALAYWETLYTDADAEFDSVITFDAADIEPMITYGTNPGMGIGVTQHIPSLEQLDEKEKPSFRKSLDYMGLEPGSGLLGKKVDYVFIGSCTNSRIEDLRMVAEFVKGKHKADDVVVWIVPGSKQVEAQAKKEGIDKIFEAAGFQLREPGCSACLGMNEDKVPAGMYCISTSNRNFEGRQGPNARTFLASPLSAAAAAITGKVTDVRELV